In Primulina eburnea isolate SZY01 chromosome 3, ASM2296580v1, whole genome shotgun sequence, one DNA window encodes the following:
- the LOC140825072 gene encoding zinc finger protein CONSTANS-LIKE 3-like — MVGETWSSTSKICDACKTSPAAVFCRTDSSFLCTTCDTNIHAANKLASRHARVFLCEVCEQAPASVTCKADAAALCAACDRDIHSVNPLAGRHERLPVTPFYNAASAMISSPSTAIIGDEFSEEEAEAASWLLNDPSSKVDDESGSPEYKSSEYLFHDLNPCLDLDLISYEQKLKNIGVINEKEQYHCSDGVVPVHQCKNEFDSGQIPGPVVDGFPTCEVNYPGSKPFVYNFTSQSIGQNVSSSSLDAGLVPDHNPMADAINTFATNETIPANPASGLDREARVLRYREKRKNRKFEKTIRYASRKAYAETRPRIKGRFAKRSELELDSSYFVVPTF, encoded by the exons ATGGTGGGTGAAACTTGGAGCTCCACTTCGAAGATATGCGACGCATGCAAAACTTCCCCCGCCGCGGTGTTCTGCCGGACGGACTCCTCTTTCCTCTGCACAACATGCGACACAAACATCCATGCCGCCAACAAGCTGGCTTCGCGTCACGCTCGTGTCTTCCTCTGCGAAGTCTGCGAGCAGGCCCCAGCTTCCGTTACCTGCAAAGCCGACGCTGCGGCGCTCTGCGCCGCGTGCGACCGCGATATTCACTCCGTCAACCCCCTCGCCGGCCGCCACGAGCGCCTTCCAGTCACCCCCTTCTACAACGCCGCTTCAGCCATGATATCATCTCCCTCCACCGCCATAATCGGGGATGAATTCTCCGAGGAGGAGGCGGAGGCCGCTTCATGGCTCCTCAACGACCCGAGTAGTAAAGTGGACGATGAATCCGGGTCGCCCGAATATAAATCCTCAGAGTACTTGTTTCATGATCTGAATCCGTGTTTGGATCTTGATTTGATATCGTATGAGCAGAAGCTCAAGAATATTGGAGTGATAAACGAGAAAGAGCAGTACCATTGTTCTGATGGAGTGGTGCCGGTTCATCAGTGCAAGAACGAATTCGATTCGGGTCAGATTCCGGGTCCGGTAGTTGACGGGTTTCCTACTTGTGAAGTGAACTATCCAGGATCCAAGCCTTTCGTGTACAACTTCACCTCACAATCCATCGGCCAAAAT GTATCATCTTCCTCCTTGGATGCGGGATTGGTACCGGACCACAATCCGATGGCCGATGCAATAAACACATTTGCGACCAACGAGACTATCCCTGCCAACCCGGCCTCCGGGCTCGACAGAGAAGCAAGGGTGTTGCGGTACAGGGagaaaagaaagaacaggaaGTTCGAAAAAACCATCCGATATGCCTCGAGAAAGGCCTATGCGGAGACGAGGCCTAGAATCAAAGGAAGGTTCGCCAAACGTTCAGAGCTCGAACTTGATTCCTCCTACTTTGTCGTCCCAACTTTTTAG
- the LOC140825075 gene encoding ubiquitin-like modifier-activating enzyme 5 has translation MDSELKDLLGDLHTLRDSLHDPLHQALVDKMRTRVERLSTMEKVGVGQRSKIKDMSAEVVDSNPYSRLMALQRMGIVENYERIRKFSVAIVGIGGVGSVAAEMLTRCGIGRLLLYDYDKVELANMNRLFFRPDQAGMTKTDAAVQTLSDINPDVVLESYTLNIATVQGFETFMSSLKNNSFCPDKEGSGVDLVVSCVDNYEARMVVNQACNELNQTWMESGVSENAVSGHIQLLIPGETACFACAPPLVVASGVDERTLKREGVCAASLPTTMGVVAGLLVQNTLKYLLKFGKVTPYLGYNALKDYFPTMEMKPNPQCSNAACLERQKEYIRAKPARDAAAARAEMEADEVLEPECLHEDNEWNISVVDDSDIQGSASNSGTLPEGLVHELPSADEFQTRSASEETKDTVTDLDDLRRQLEALNTGP, from the exons ATGGACTCAGAACTGAAAGATTTGTTAGGTGATCTCCATACGCTCAGAGATTCTTTACATGATCCACTCCATCAAGCTTTAGTTGATAAG ATGCGTACACGTGTTGAGCGACTTTCTACAATGGAAAAGGTGGGGGTTGGGCAGCGTTCCAAAATCAAG GATATGAGCGCAGAGGTGGTTGATAGCAACCCTTATAGCAGGCTCATGGCACTTCAAAGGATGGGAATCGTGGAAAACTATGAAAGAATACGGAAATTCTCTGTTGCCATAGTT GGTATAGGTGGTGTGGGCAGTGTTGCTGCTGAAATGCTAACAAGGTGTGGTATCGGTCGCCTTTTGTTGTACGATTATGATAAAGTGGAGTTAGCTAACATGAATAGACTTTTTTTCCGTCCAGATCAG GCTGGTATGACTAAAACAGACGCTGCTGTTCAGACTCTTTCAGACATAAACCCTGATGTTGTGCTTGAG AGCTATACATTGAACATCGCAACAGTGCAAGGTTTTGAAACATTTATGTCAAGTTTAAAAAACAATTCATTTTGTCCCGACAAAGAAGGTAGTGGAGTTGATCTTGTTGTCAGCTGCGTGGATAATTATGAAGCAAGGATGGTGGTAAATCAG GCTTGCAATGAGTTGAATCAGACTTGGATGGAGTCTG GTGTTTCCGAGAATGCTGTTTCCGGTCACATACAGTTGTTGATTCCTGGTGAAACTGCCTGTTTTGCATGTGCACCTCCCTTG GTTGTAGCATCAGGGGTTGATGAAAGAACCTTAAAACGTGAAGGGGTTTGCGCTGCATCTTTACCTACTACAATG GGAGTTGTTGCTGGCCTTCTTGTACAGAATACACTTAAATACTTGCTGAAATTTGGGAAAGTCACCCCTTATCTG GGTTACAATGCCCTCAAAGACTACTTTCCAACTATGGAAATGAAGCCCAACCCTCAATGTTCTAATGCTGCTTGTTTGGAGAGACAG AAAGAATACATACGTGCAAAGCCAGCAAGGGATGCTGCTGCTGCTAGAGCCGAAATGGAGGCTGATGAAGTACTGGAACCCGAGTGTCTCCATGAAGATAATGAATGGAATATAAG TGTTGTTGATGACAGTGATATACAAGGCTCAGCTTCCAATTCTG GTACTCTGCCAGAAGGTCTCGTTCATGAGCTTCCAAGCGCCGACGAGTTTCAGACACGGTCTGCTTCCGAGGAAACCAAGGATACTGTTACCGACCTGGACGATCTGAGAAGGCAGCTTGAAGCCCTTAATACCGGTCCTTAA
- the LOC140825076 gene encoding uncharacterized protein At1g32220, chloroplastic-like, with amino-acid sequence MSRLISRSKLSSIVSSIAASRKGRFLSTVSENPFDNNNPPKIDKVDEAETVHVPPPPTEKLLVLGGNGFVGSHICKEALDRGLTVSSLSRSGGSSIGEPWASSVIWNQGNLFSMDSWKDVLKGVTSIISCVGGFGSNAEMYKINGTANINAIRAASEEGVKRFVYISAADFGVMNYVLQGYYEGKRAAETELQVRYPYGGVILRPGFIYGTRRVGSMKLPLGVIGSPLEMVLQHAKPLSQVPLIGPLFNPPVNVTAVAKVAVRAATDPVFPPGIVDVYGLLRYSKQR; translated from the exons ATGTCTCGATTGATTAGTCGTTCAAAGCTCTCCTCCATCGTATCCTC AATTGCGGCCTCAAGAAAGGGGCGGTTTCTATCCACTGTTTCTGAAAATCCTTTTGACAATAACAATCCTCCTAAAATTGATAAAGTTGATGAAGCAGAGACGGTACATGTCCCTCCGCCTCCAACAGAGAAG TTGCTTGTGCTTGGcggaaatggatttgttggttCTCATATCTGCAAGGAAGCTTTGGACCGTGGTTTGACAGTTTCTAGCCTCAGCAG ATCAGGTGGATCCTCGATCGGTGAACCCTGGGCAAGCAGTGTGATTTGGAATCAAG GTAATCTTTTTTCGATGGATTCGTGGAAGGATGTCTTGAAGGGAGTAACTTCAATT ATTTCTTGTGTTGGTGGTTTTGGTTCTAATGCGGAAATGTACAAAATCAACGGAACTGCAAATATTAATGCTATAAGAGCTGCCTCAGAAGAAG GAGTAAAGAGATTTGTGTATATTTCGGCTGCTGACTTTGGTGTGATGAATTACGTGCTTCAAGGATATTATGAAGGAAAG AGAGCAGCTGAGACAGAATTACAAGTTAGATATCCATATGGAG GGGTAATTCTGAGGCCTGGATTTATTTATGGAACACGCCGTGTTGGGAGCATGAAGTTGCCTCTTGGTGTGATTGGTTCTCCACTAGAGATG GTGCTGCAGCATGCTAAACCTCTGAGTCAGGTCCCCTTGATCGGACCCCTTTTCAATCCTCCAGTTAATGTCACTGCAGTTGCCAAGGTTGCTGTGAGGGCGGCGACGGATCCAGTTTTCCCTCCAGGCATAGTCGACGTCTATGGGTTATTACGGTATAGTAAGCAGAGATAG
- the LOC140827957 gene encoding transcription initiation factor TFIID subunit 10-like isoform X1 codes for MNGQISQQQPNDGRHDDDAALTDFLASLMDYTATIPDELVEHYLAKSGFQCPDVRLTRLVAVATQKFITDVATDALQHCKARQSSIVKDKRDKQQKDKRLILTMDDLSKALREILLQKMSEQRGASLDRHWIHLKF; via the exons ATGAACGGCCAAATCAGCCAGCAGCAACCGAACGACGGCCGCCATGACGATGATGCTGCACTCACCGATTTCCTCGCCTCTTTGATGGACTACACGGCCACG ATTCCTGATGAATTGGTGGAGCATTACCTGGCAAAAAGTGGCTTCCAGTGTCCCGATGTCCGATT GACGAGGCTGGTAGCAGTTGCCactcagaaattcataacagaTGTTGCTACTGATGCTCTTCA GCATTGCAAGGCTAGACAGTCATCTATAGTTAAAGACAAGAGAGATAAGCAGCAAAAG GATAAGCGTCTCATCTTGACCATGGACGATCTTTCCAAGGCTTTGCGGGAG ATTCTGCTCCAAAAGATGAGTGAGCAACGAGGGGCTTCACTGGATCGACATTGGATTCATCTGAAATTTTAA
- the LOC140827957 gene encoding transcription initiation factor TFIID subunit 10-like isoform X2, with product MNGQISQQQPNDGRHDDDAALTDFLASLMDYTATIPDELVEHYLAKSGFQCPDVRLTRLVAVATQKFITDVATDALQHCKARQSSIVKDKRDKQQKDKRLILTMDDLSKALREYGVNVKHLEYFAGSP from the exons ATGAACGGCCAAATCAGCCAGCAGCAACCGAACGACGGCCGCCATGACGATGATGCTGCACTCACCGATTTCCTCGCCTCTTTGATGGACTACACGGCCACG ATTCCTGATGAATTGGTGGAGCATTACCTGGCAAAAAGTGGCTTCCAGTGTCCCGATGTCCGATT GACGAGGCTGGTAGCAGTTGCCactcagaaattcataacagaTGTTGCTACTGATGCTCTTCA GCATTGCAAGGCTAGACAGTCATCTATAGTTAAAGACAAGAGAGATAAGCAGCAAAAG GATAAGCGTCTCATCTTGACCATGGACGATCTTTCCAAGGCTTTGCGGGAG TATGGTGTTAACGTCAAACATCTAGAATACTTTGCTGGCAGTCCATAG